In Halobaculum rubrum, the following are encoded in one genomic region:
- a CDS encoding branched-chain amino acid transaminase: MAGFAEMDVDTIWHNGEYVDWEDATTHVLTHGLHYGTGVFEGVRAYDTEEGTAVFRWEEHLDRFYESTKPYDMEIPYSREELTEATMEVIRRNDLESAYVRPIAYYGYHSLGVSPGDCPTEVAIAAWPWGTYLGDDALENGIKAMVSSWRKHSSSQIPTNAKTTGLYVNSLLAGEEARRNGYKEAIVLNKEGNVAEGPGENIFLVRDGEIFTPGLSESILDGITRNTVIELARERGYTVHDNVSISRGELNTADELFFTGSAAEVTPIRQVDNVEIGNGSRGPVTEELQTAFFDLVERRTDDHEEWFAYL, from the coding sequence ATGGCTGGCTTCGCGGAGATGGACGTCGACACCATCTGGCACAACGGCGAGTACGTCGACTGGGAGGACGCGACGACGCACGTCCTCACACACGGACTGCACTACGGCACGGGCGTCTTCGAGGGCGTGCGCGCGTACGACACCGAGGAGGGGACGGCGGTGTTCCGTTGGGAGGAGCACCTCGACCGCTTCTACGAGTCGACGAAGCCGTACGACATGGAGATCCCCTACTCCCGGGAAGAGCTGACCGAGGCGACGATGGAGGTCATCCGCCGCAACGACCTCGAGTCGGCGTACGTGCGCCCCATCGCCTACTACGGCTACCACAGCCTGGGCGTCTCGCCCGGCGACTGTCCCACCGAGGTCGCCATCGCGGCGTGGCCGTGGGGGACCTACCTCGGCGACGACGCGCTGGAGAACGGCATCAAGGCGATGGTGTCCTCGTGGCGCAAGCACTCCTCCTCGCAGATCCCGACGAACGCGAAGACGACGGGGCTGTACGTCAACTCCTTGCTCGCGGGCGAGGAGGCCCGCCGTAACGGCTACAAGGAGGCGATCGTCCTCAACAAGGAGGGCAACGTCGCGGAGGGTCCCGGCGAGAACATCTTCCTCGTGCGCGACGGCGAGATCTTCACGCCCGGGCTCTCGGAGTCGATCCTCGACGGAATTACCCGTAACACGGTGATAGAACTGGCGCGCGAGCGCGGCTACACCGTCCACGACAACGTGAGCATCTCGCGGGGCGAGCTGAACACGGCCGACGAGCTGTTCTTCACCGGCTCGGCGGCGGAGGTCACGCCGATCCGGCAGGTGGACAACGTCGAGATCGGCAACGGCTCGCGCGGGCCGGTCACCGAGGAACTGCAGACCGCGTTCTTCGACCTCGTGGAGCGTCGCACCGACGACCACGAGGAGTGGTTCGCGTACCTCTGA
- a CDS encoding CTP-dependent riboflavin kinase produces MSTSTTTVGHDEVAALKTVALRGGVRESVKVSCSTLGERLDASSQTASRRLQRLEAAGLLDRDVVGDGQWVTVTDAGERRLRAEYTDYRRLFEGDAGLSLAGTVTSGMGEGRHYIQLPGYHEQFVERLGYEPFPGTLNVSLSEAAVRARAGLDSVEGVPIDGWEDDERTFGPATCYAAEVVADGEAFEPVHVIVPDRTHHDEDQLEVIAPAKLREELGLDDGDEVHVRVTDAERADGTGRPTGAAESGGSA; encoded by the coding sequence ATGAGTACTTCCACGACGACCGTCGGCCACGACGAGGTGGCGGCGCTGAAGACGGTCGCGCTCCGAGGGGGAGTTCGCGAGTCGGTGAAGGTCTCCTGTTCGACGCTGGGCGAGCGACTGGACGCCTCCAGTCAGACGGCGTCCCGGCGGCTCCAGCGGCTCGAGGCCGCGGGGCTGCTCGACCGCGACGTCGTGGGCGACGGACAGTGGGTCACGGTGACCGACGCGGGGGAACGACGGCTGCGCGCTGAGTACACGGACTATCGCCGCCTGTTCGAGGGGGATGCGGGACTCAGTCTCGCGGGGACGGTCACCTCCGGGATGGGGGAGGGGCGCCACTACATCCAGCTGCCGGGCTACCACGAGCAGTTCGTCGAGCGCCTCGGCTACGAGCCGTTTCCGGGCACGCTGAACGTCTCGCTGTCGGAGGCGGCCGTCCGCGCCCGCGCGGGACTGGACTCCGTCGAGGGCGTCCCCATCGACGGCTGGGAGGACGACGAGCGGACGTTCGGCCCCGCGACGTGTTACGCCGCCGAGGTGGTCGCCGACGGCGAGGCGTTCGAGCCGGTCCACGTCATCGTCCCCGATCGCACCCACCACGACGAGGACCAACTGGAGGTCATCGCGCCCGCCAAGCTGCGCGAGGAGCTGGGACTCGACGACGGCGACGAGGTGCACGTCCGTGTCACCGACGCCGAGCGGGCCGACGGGACGGGGCGGCCGACCGGAGCCGCGGAGTCCGGGGGGTCGGCGTGA
- a CDS encoding EamA family transporter: MSYLLWTVAAMISYAFSFLFIKIATNDLPPFTVMPIAIVTLAVGSTVVAALFGEWSAASLTSRSVQFSLAAGVCLAGAVVGYFRALSTGPVSVVVPVFGLFLVVGAILGIVVLGEPVTIRKALGIVLAGVAVVLLAS, translated from the coding sequence GTGAGCTACCTCCTGTGGACCGTGGCGGCGATGATCTCGTACGCCTTCTCGTTTCTGTTCATCAAGATCGCGACGAACGACCTCCCGCCGTTCACGGTCATGCCGATCGCGATCGTCACGTTGGCGGTCGGCTCGACGGTCGTCGCGGCGCTGTTCGGCGAGTGGTCGGCGGCGTCGCTGACGAGCCGGTCGGTTCAGTTCTCGCTGGCGGCCGGGGTGTGTCTGGCCGGCGCCGTCGTCGGGTACTTCCGCGCGCTCTCGACGGGTCCCGTCAGCGTCGTGGTTCCGGTGTTCGGGCTGTTCCTGGTCGTGGGTGCGATCCTCGGCATCGTCGTTCTGGGCGAGCCGGTCACGATCAGGAAGGCGCTCGGGATCGTCCTCGCCGGCGTCGCCGTCGTCCTCCTGGCGTCGTGA
- a CDS encoding V-type ATP synthase subunit D, which yields MANDVKPTRKNLMEIEDRIDLSERGHDTLEQKRDGLIMEFMDILDQAQDVRDKLEGDYDIAQEKINKARAMEGDVAVRGAAAALKEHPEITTQSKNIMGVVVPQIESSKVRKDLDERGYGVLGSSARIDEAADAYEELLESIILAAEVETAMKKMLEEIETTKRRVNALEFKLLPDLNENKEYIEQKLEEQEREEIFRLKKIKAKKEEEEKEEEEAEAAAEAEAEAIEAGVAESDD from the coding sequence ATGGCGAACGACGTCAAACCGACCCGGAAGAACCTCATGGAGATCGAGGACCGGATCGACCTCTCCGAGCGGGGCCACGACACGCTCGAACAGAAGCGCGACGGCCTCATCATGGAGTTCATGGACATCCTCGATCAGGCACAGGACGTCCGCGACAAGCTCGAGGGCGACTACGACATCGCCCAAGAGAAGATCAACAAGGCGCGCGCGATGGAGGGCGACGTGGCCGTCCGCGGCGCCGCCGCGGCGCTGAAGGAGCATCCAGAGATCACCACTCAGTCGAAGAACATCATGGGCGTGGTCGTCCCGCAGATAGAGTCCTCGAAGGTGCGCAAGGACCTCGACGAGCGCGGCTACGGCGTGCTCGGTTCCTCGGCCCGCATCGACGAGGCGGCCGACGCCTACGAGGAGCTGCTGGAGTCGATCATCCTCGCGGCGGAAGTCGAGACGGCGATGAAGAAGATGCTCGAGGAGATCGAGACCACCAAGCGCCGCGTGAACGCCCTGGAGTTCAAGCTCCTGCCCGACCTCAACGAAAACAAGGAGTACATCGAACAGAAGCTCGAGGAGCAGGAACGCGAGGAGATCTTCCGGCTCAAGAAGATCAAAGCGAAGAAAGAAGAAGAGGAGAAGGAAGAGGAGGAGGCCGAGGCGGCCGCGGAGGCCGAGGCGGAAGCGATCGAGGCGGGCGTCGCCGAGAGCGACGACTGA
- a CDS encoding DMT family transporter — translation MDSETTGGLLVLASAAAFGTLGVLGEVAFRAGLSVPSALALRFAVGSLVLWAGSLGFRAATGSTAPALGLPARETLTAIALGAVGYAGVSYGFFVGVERMSAGLAAVLLYTYPLFVVALAAAFLDERVGSRTVIAAGLTLGGVVLISWTGASAFDPIGAAATIAAAGLYAAYIVVSRVTLETTDERVLTAYVAPAAAVSLAIVAALTDAITLPSTAAGWGAVVALGVVATAFAMVAFFAGLARVGAGRAGVLSTAEPAVAVALGAAFLGESVTPPMIAGGMLVVVGVVLVQTGGE, via the coding sequence ATGGACAGCGAGACGACCGGCGGCCTCCTCGTGCTCGCGTCGGCGGCCGCCTTCGGCACGCTCGGCGTGCTCGGCGAGGTGGCGTTCCGGGCGGGGCTGTCCGTGCCGTCGGCGCTCGCGCTCCGGTTTGCGGTCGGGTCACTCGTCCTCTGGGCCGGATCGCTCGGCTTTCGAGCGGCGACCGGGAGCACCGCTCCCGCGCTCGGGTTGCCGGCTCGTGAGACGCTCACCGCGATCGCGTTGGGCGCGGTCGGCTACGCGGGCGTCAGCTACGGGTTCTTCGTCGGCGTCGAGCGCATGAGTGCCGGGCTCGCGGCCGTGCTCCTGTACACGTACCCGCTGTTCGTCGTCGCGCTCGCGGCGGCGTTCCTCGACGAGCGGGTGGGGAGCAGGACTGTCATCGCCGCGGGGCTGACCCTCGGGGGCGTGGTCCTCATCTCCTGGACCGGAGCGAGCGCGTTCGACCCGATAGGCGCCGCCGCGACCATTGCGGCCGCCGGACTGTACGCGGCGTACATCGTCGTCTCGCGGGTGACGCTGGAGACGACCGACGAGCGCGTGCTCACCGCCTACGTCGCCCCCGCGGCCGCCGTGTCGCTGGCGATCGTGGCCGCGCTCACCGACGCGATCACGCTCCCGTCGACGGCCGCCGGCTGGGGGGCGGTCGTCGCGCTCGGCGTCGTCGCGACCGCGTTCGCGATGGTCGCGTTCTTCGCTGGACTGGCGCGCGTCGGCGCCGGCCGGGCGGGCGTGCTCTCGACGGCGGAGCCGGCGGTGGCGGTCGCGTTGGGCGCCGCGTTCCTCGGCGAGTCGGTGACGCCGCCCATGATCGCCGGCGGCATGTTGGTGGTCGTCGGCGTCGTGCTGGTTCAGACGGGCGGCGAGTGA
- a CDS encoding P-loop NTPase — protein sequence MPKIYAVASVKGGVGKTTTAANLAATLAAAGYETVAVDADLGSASLGPSLGVDPGAVTLHDVLAGEADPAEATREGPHGLAVLPGGDSLDHFRKAEPEEIVDVLEAITGVDYVIVDTGAGLTHQTALPLSVADGVLLVSTPTRDGLANTRKTQDLTAKLGGEVVGLALNEAEGDEDTGDIDVPVLGAIPDDPLVAEAQAAGSPLSAYAPDSDAAAAYRSLASSLTGEPIRPAVTPDNAEDAPEDPEYGAAAATDEHPEAALDLPDVDEGSEATDEAEPAESERGADDPAEPDAANAAAEATAAEAEPDRDSETDTDAADVDAESEVDAEADADAEADADAEADADAEAETESEPTVDDAVILDDDGDDAEDDAATAARSTVLEDDEYGPHRGDQAGTPTVEDAESGESAEIGEDVIPFAQQSTERTEQAKQQESEDDEDDEDDDRTKGSFFGRLFRSS from the coding sequence ATGCCGAAGATCTACGCCGTCGCGAGCGTCAAGGGGGGCGTCGGCAAGACGACCACGGCCGCCAACCTCGCGGCCACGCTCGCGGCCGCCGGCTACGAGACGGTCGCCGTCGACGCCGACCTCGGGTCGGCCAGCCTCGGCCCGTCGCTCGGGGTCGACCCCGGGGCGGTGACGCTGCACGACGTGCTCGCGGGCGAGGCCGACCCCGCCGAGGCGACCCGCGAGGGACCGCACGGCCTCGCGGTGCTTCCGGGGGGCGACAGCCTCGACCACTTCCGGAAGGCCGAGCCGGAGGAGATCGTCGACGTGCTCGAGGCGATCACGGGCGTCGACTACGTGATCGTCGACACGGGCGCCGGCCTGACCCACCAGACGGCGCTCCCGCTGTCGGTCGCCGACGGCGTCCTCCTCGTGTCGACGCCGACGCGGGACGGACTCGCCAACACCCGCAAGACCCAGGACCTCACCGCGAAGCTGGGCGGCGAGGTCGTCGGCCTCGCGCTCAACGAGGCCGAAGGCGACGAGGACACCGGCGACATCGACGTGCCGGTGCTGGGCGCGATCCCGGACGACCCGCTGGTCGCCGAGGCGCAGGCGGCCGGCAGCCCCCTCTCGGCGTACGCGCCCGACAGCGACGCGGCGGCGGCGTACCGGTCGCTCGCCTCCTCGCTCACCGGCGAGCCGATCCGCCCGGCGGTCACCCCCGACAACGCCGAGGACGCACCCGAGGACCCCGAGTACGGGGCGGCGGCCGCGACCGACGAGCACCCCGAGGCCGCGCTCGATCTGCCGGACGTGGACGAGGGGTCGGAGGCGACAGACGAAGCGGAACCGGCCGAGTCAGAGAGGGGGGCCGACGACCCCGCCGAGCCCGACGCGGCGAACGCCGCAGCGGAGGCCACCGCGGCGGAGGCCGAGCCGGACAGGGATTCCGAGACGGACACGGACGCCGCCGACGTGGACGCCGAATCCGAGGTCGACGCCGAGGCCGATGCGGACGCCGAGGCCGATGCGGACGCCGAGGCCGATGCGGACGCCGAGGCCGAGACGGAGTCGGAGCCGACGGTCGACGACGCGGTCATTCTCGACGACGACGGCGACGACGCGGAGGACGACGCCGCGACGGCGGCCCGAAGCACGGTGCTCGAGGACGACGAGTACGGGCCGCACCGGGGCGATCAGGCCGGAACGCCGACGGTCGAGGACGCCGAGTCGGGCGAGTCCGCGGAGATCGGCGAGGACGTGATCCCGTTCGCGCAACAGAGCACGGAGCGAACCGAGCAGGCGAAACAGCAAGAGTCGGAGGACGACGAGGACGACGAGGACGACGACCGTACCAAGGGCAGCTTCTTCGGCCGGCTGTTCCGGTCGTCGTAG
- the argS gene encoding arginine--tRNA ligase: MFRQFRSAVAAALTDALADLGYPTDDLGIEDPPDGVDATLASSVAFRLASEAGAPPPQVAAEVAEAVDVAGTEYLARVDTNGPYVNFLVDDAYLADTLDAARDAEYGRLPPNGESVVVEHTSANPTGPVHVGRARNPIIGDAIANAVDYAGYDVDRHYYVNDAGRQMAIFTWAYETFDESELPEPAREKDDYDLVRYYRKGNEVLEEGDEEAVEAAEAEISSILQGLESGDEETYERVGEVVDTVLAGMEESLARLPAEFDEFVKETRFIRDGSSDEVAERLKELDESVLEEGAWQVDLTEYGYEKKLVFLRSDGTSLYTTRDLAHHEWKFEHYDRAVTVLGEDHKLQAGQLGAALDLLGNDTDRLRSTFYSYVNLPEGKMSTRAGTAVNLDDLLDEAIDRAREEVESRMDDRIRDDDLTEADVERIARQVGIGAVRYDIVSKQPTKSITFEWDRALDFEAQSAPYVQYVHARCCGIVAEAGGTESPDGERLAPDAAVDPETLSTPEERDLLKVVARFPAVVEQAAEDLEPHRVATYTREFAETFNAFYRECPVLTADDEATREARLALVAAARHTVANALDVLGVEAPESM, from the coding sequence ATGTTCAGACAGTTCCGGTCGGCCGTGGCGGCGGCGCTGACGGACGCGCTCGCCGACCTCGGCTACCCGACCGACGACCTCGGCATCGAGGACCCGCCCGACGGCGTCGACGCGACGCTGGCCTCCAGCGTCGCGTTCCGGCTGGCGAGCGAGGCGGGCGCACCCCCGCCGCAGGTCGCCGCCGAGGTCGCCGAGGCGGTCGACGTGGCCGGCACGGAGTACCTCGCGCGCGTCGACACGAACGGCCCGTACGTGAACTTCCTCGTGGACGACGCGTACCTCGCGGACACGCTCGACGCCGCCCGCGACGCCGAGTACGGCCGGCTCCCGCCGAACGGCGAGTCGGTCGTCGTGGAACACACCTCGGCGAACCCGACGGGGCCGGTCCACGTCGGGCGGGCGCGCAACCCGATCATCGGCGACGCGATCGCCAACGCCGTGGACTACGCCGGCTACGACGTGGACCGTCACTACTACGTCAACGACGCCGGGCGACAGATGGCGATCTTCACGTGGGCCTACGAGACGTTCGACGAGTCGGAACTGCCCGAGCCGGCCCGCGAGAAGGACGACTACGACCTCGTCCGCTACTACCGCAAGGGCAACGAGGTACTGGAGGAGGGCGACGAGGAGGCGGTCGAGGCCGCCGAGGCGGAGATCTCCTCGATCCTGCAGGGGCTGGAGTCGGGCGACGAGGAGACGTACGAGCGCGTCGGCGAGGTCGTCGACACCGTGCTCGCGGGGATGGAGGAGTCGCTCGCGCGGTTGCCCGCGGAGTTCGACGAGTTCGTCAAGGAGACGCGCTTCATCCGCGACGGCTCCAGTGACGAGGTCGCCGAGCGCCTGAAGGAGCTCGACGAGTCCGTCCTCGAGGAGGGCGCCTGGCAGGTCGACCTGACCGAGTACGGCTACGAGAAGAAGCTCGTGTTCCTCCGCTCGGACGGCACCTCGCTGTACACCACCCGCGACCTCGCACACCACGAGTGGAAGTTCGAGCACTACGACCGCGCGGTGACAGTGCTCGGGGAGGACCACAAGCTGCAGGCCGGCCAGCTGGGGGCCGCGCTCGATCTCCTCGGCAACGACACCGACCGGCTGCGGTCGACGTTCTACTCGTACGTGAACCTCCCCGAGGGGAAGATGTCCACGCGCGCGGGGACGGCAGTCAACCTCGACGACCTGCTCGACGAGGCGATCGACCGCGCCCGCGAGGAGGTCGAGTCCCGCATGGACGACCGCATCCGCGACGACGACCTCACCGAGGCGGACGTCGAGCGCATCGCCCGACAGGTCGGCATCGGCGCCGTTCGCTACGATATCGTCAGCAAGCAGCCGACCAAGTCGATCACCTTCGAGTGGGACCGCGCGCTCGACTTCGAGGCGCAGTCGGCGCCGTACGTGCAGTACGTCCACGCGCGGTGTTGCGGCATCGTCGCGGAGGCGGGGGGGACGGAGTCCCCGGACGGCGAGCGGCTCGCCCCCGACGCCGCCGTCGATCCCGAGACGCTGTCGACGCCCGAGGAGCGCGACCTGCTGAAGGTCGTCGCGCGCTTCCCCGCCGTCGTCGAGCAGGCGGCAGAGGACTTGGAGCCACACCGCGTCGCCACCTACACCCGCGAGTTCGCCGAGACGTTCAACGCCTTCTACCGGGAGTGTCCCGTGCTCACCGCCGACGACGAGGCGACCCGTGAGGCCCGCCTCGCGCTCGTCGCCGCCGCGCGACACACCGTCGCGAACGCGCTCGACGTGCTCGGCGTCGAAGCGCCCGAATCGATGTAA
- a CDS encoding DUF6276 family protein — protein sequence MTCPRCDTVVVTFPVPEALRAHAPEEAAAASICPRCLAVDAVEGTEAADTDGSKATGGDAPEFERVHESFPGGDGGAAFALLIGTLPSIALHKASARALRDHAEREGVDTALAFDRLVEAVREAELVPDFDLDRRVRQLDSLLDGH from the coding sequence ATGACCTGTCCTCGCTGCGACACCGTCGTCGTCACGTTCCCCGTTCCCGAGGCTCTCCGTGCACACGCGCCCGAGGAAGCCGCGGCGGCGAGCATCTGTCCCCGCTGTCTCGCGGTCGACGCCGTCGAGGGTACCGAAGCCGCAGACACCGACGGGAGCAAGGCGACGGGCGGCGACGCCCCGGAGTTCGAGCGCGTCCACGAGTCGTTCCCCGGCGGCGACGGCGGCGCGGCGTTCGCACTGCTGATCGGCACGCTGCCGTCCATCGCGCTGCACAAGGCGTCCGCGCGTGCGCTTCGCGACCACGCCGAGCGCGAGGGCGTCGACACCGCCCTCGCGTTCGACCGGTTGGTCGAGGCGGTCCGCGAGGCGGAGCTCGTCCCCGACTTCGATCTCGACCGGCGGGTTCGCCAGCTCGACTCCCTGTTGGACGGTCACTGA
- the ribB gene encoding 3,4-dihydroxy-2-butanone-4-phosphate synthase gives MSSQAGRLDRALAAFRAGGPVLVHDFDDREGETDLVYPANAVAPADVARMRNDAGGLICVAVSDSVADAAGLPFLEDRIDHPAAASHDLAYDDRSSFSLPVNHRDTFTGITDDDRALTITELASMASAVDAGVDYDPEAFAAEFRTPGHVHVLRGAPDGLSDRLGHTELGLAMAAETDRPPAVVVCEMLDDETGGALSPAAAREYAERHGFPYVEGEELVEALR, from the coding sequence GTGAGCAGTCAGGCCGGCCGGCTGGACCGCGCGCTCGCGGCGTTTCGCGCGGGCGGTCCGGTGCTCGTCCACGACTTCGACGACCGCGAGGGGGAGACGGATCTGGTGTACCCCGCGAACGCCGTCGCCCCGGCGGACGTGGCGCGCATGCGCAACGACGCCGGCGGGCTGATCTGCGTCGCCGTCTCCGATTCCGTCGCCGACGCCGCGGGCCTCCCGTTCCTCGAGGACCGGATCGACCACCCGGCGGCCGCGAGCCACGACCTCGCGTACGACGACCGATCGTCGTTCTCGCTGCCGGTGAACCACCGCGACACCTTCACCGGGATCACCGACGACGACCGGGCGCTGACGATCACGGAGTTGGCCTCGATGGCCTCGGCCGTCGACGCCGGCGTCGACTACGATCCGGAGGCGTTCGCCGCGGAGTTCCGCACGCCCGGCCACGTTCACGTGCTCCGCGGCGCGCCCGACGGCCTCTCGGATCGCTTGGGACACACGGAGCTGGGGCTCGCGATGGCCGCCGAGACGGACCGGCCGCCCGCGGTCGTCGTCTGCGAGATGCTCGACGACGAGACCGGCGGGGCGCTGTCGCCGGCGGCCGCGCGGGAGTACGCCGAGCGCCACGGCTTCCCCTACGTCGAGGGCGAGGAACTGGTCGAGGCGCTGCGATAG
- the prf1 gene encoding peptide chain release factor aRF-1 gives MSSDAQEGQPSEDRRKYEFRKVLDELDDFEGSGTQLVTIYIPDDKQISDVVAHVTQEHSEASNIKSKQTRTAVQDALTSIKDRLRYYDTYPPENGIVIFSGAVDSGGGQTDMVTKVLESPPEQIQSFRYHCDSNFLTGPLEDMMTDKGLFGLIVLDRREANVGWLKGKRVEPVKSASSLVPGKQRKGGQSAQRFARLRLEAIDNFYQEVAGMANDLMVDKRHDLEGILVGGPSPTKDEFLDGDYLHHELQDLVLGKFDVAYTDESGLYDLVDSASEVLADQEVMKDKREMEEFFENLHTGDKATYGFEQTRRNLIMGSVERLLLSEDLQDDVVTYTCPNGHEEREVVERRHSTPDHECEECGETVPASDAGEREDVVEHLIDIAEQRGTDTKFISTDFEKGDQLMDAFGGVAGILRYSTGV, from the coding sequence ATGAGTAGCGACGCCCAAGAGGGCCAACCGAGCGAGGACCGGCGGAAGTACGAGTTCCGAAAGGTCCTCGACGAACTCGACGACTTCGAGGGCTCGGGGACCCAACTCGTCACGATCTACATCCCCGACGACAAGCAGATATCGGACGTCGTCGCCCACGTCACCCAGGAGCACAGCGAGGCGTCCAACATCAAGTCCAAACAGACGCGGACGGCCGTCCAGGACGCGCTCACCAGCATCAAGGACCGCCTCCGCTACTACGACACGTACCCGCCCGAGAACGGGATCGTCATCTTCTCCGGCGCGGTCGACTCCGGCGGCGGCCAGACCGACATGGTGACGAAGGTGCTGGAGTCGCCGCCCGAGCAGATCCAGTCGTTCCGCTACCACTGCGACTCGAACTTCCTGACCGGGCCGCTGGAGGACATGATGACCGACAAGGGCCTGTTCGGGCTCATCGTCCTCGACCGGCGGGAGGCGAACGTCGGTTGGCTCAAGGGGAAGCGCGTCGAGCCCGTCAAGTCGGCCTCCTCGCTGGTTCCCGGCAAGCAGCGGAAGGGTGGCCAGTCCGCTCAGCGGTTCGCCCGCCTGCGTCTGGAGGCCATCGACAACTTCTATCAGGAGGTCGCGGGGATGGCGAACGACCTGATGGTCGACAAACGTCACGACCTCGAGGGCATCCTCGTGGGCGGTCCGTCGCCGACGAAAGACGAGTTCCTCGACGGCGACTACCTTCACCACGAGCTACAGGACCTCGTGCTCGGGAAGTTCGACGTGGCCTACACCGACGAGTCGGGCCTGTACGACCTGGTCGACTCCGCGAGCGAGGTGCTCGCCGACCAGGAGGTGATGAAGGACAAGCGGGAGATGGAGGAGTTCTTCGAGAACCTCCACACCGGCGACAAGGCGACCTACGGCTTCGAGCAGACCCGCCGCAACCTCATCATGGGCTCGGTCGAGCGCCTGCTCCTGTCGGAGGACCTCCAGGACGACGTCGTCACCTACACCTGTCCGAACGGCCACGAGGAGCGGGAGGTCGTCGAGCGGCGCCACTCCACGCCCGACCACGAGTGCGAGGAGTGCGGGGAGACGGTCCCCGCGAGCGACGCCGGCGAGCGCGAGGACGTCGTCGAGCACCTCATCGACATCGCCGAACAGCGCGGCACGGACACGAAGTTCATCTCCACCGACTTCGAGAAGGGCGACCAGCTCATGGACGCCTTCGGCGGCGTCGCCGGCATTCTCCGCTACTCCACGGGCGTGTAA
- a CDS encoding Na+/H+ antiporter NhaC family protein — MNTQPPRADGADGDARRPTLGEAFVPLAVVVASLGVGSGLLGLAPHGPLLWSIAFAGLFARYRLGYDWDGVYDAAEGGLRMGMQAILILFVIYGLIATWTSAGTIPGLMYYGLGLLSPQVFLPVTAVLAAVVAFAIGSSWTTVGTLGVAFIGIGSGLGVSAPMTAGAIVSGAYAGDKQSPLSDTTNLAAAVTNTDLYDHINAMRLGTAVALGLSVVGYAVLGAFVVSGSGGDTAAITEPLASTYALGPLVFLPLVVTFGLAIRGYPALPSLVAGVFAGAGTTVLAQGRSFTASWDAFLNGTAPETGSELVNGLLTTGGLAGSGWTIAVVVAALALGGLLEGTDVLAVVADRLAGVVWSRNSLVVGTGGAALLTNAFTAQQYMSIVVPGVSLRELYDEYGLESRDLSRAVEAAGTPTGPLFPWHAGAVFMAAALGFESSWAFVPYYFFGPLSVLALVGMALAGRATTPTEAPTGAAPADD; from the coding sequence ATGAATACGCAACCGCCACGCGCCGACGGAGCCGACGGCGACGCACGGCGGCCGACGCTCGGGGAGGCGTTCGTGCCGCTGGCGGTCGTCGTCGCCTCGTTGGGCGTGGGCTCGGGGCTGCTCGGACTCGCCCCGCACGGACCGCTGCTGTGGAGCATCGCCTTCGCCGGACTGTTCGCGCGCTACCGGCTCGGCTACGACTGGGACGGCGTGTACGACGCCGCCGAGGGCGGCCTGCGGATGGGGATGCAGGCGATCCTCATTCTGTTCGTCATCTACGGACTGATCGCGACGTGGACCAGCGCGGGAACGATCCCCGGGCTGATGTACTACGGGCTGGGACTGCTGTCGCCGCAGGTGTTCCTCCCGGTGACGGCCGTGCTCGCGGCCGTCGTCGCCTTCGCGATCGGCTCGTCGTGGACGACCGTCGGGACGCTCGGCGTCGCCTTCATCGGGATCGGGAGCGGGCTGGGGGTGTCGGCGCCGATGACCGCCGGCGCGATCGTCTCCGGCGCCTACGCCGGCGACAAACAGAGCCCGCTGTCGGACACCACCAACCTCGCGGCGGCGGTGACGAACACCGACCTGTACGACCACATCAACGCCATGCGCCTCGGCACCGCCGTCGCGCTCGGGCTCTCGGTGGTCGGCTACGCGGTCCTCGGCGCCTTCGTCGTGAGCGGGTCGGGCGGCGACACCGCCGCGATCACCGAGCCGCTGGCGTCGACGTACGCGCTGGGCCCGCTGGTGTTTCTCCCCCTGGTGGTCACGTTCGGCCTCGCGATCCGCGGGTACCCGGCGCTCCCGTCGCTGGTCGCCGGCGTGTTCGCGGGCGCCGGGACGACCGTCCTCGCGCAGGGTCGCTCGTTCACCGCCTCATGGGACGCATTCCTGAACGGCACCGCCCCGGAGACCGGAAGCGAACTCGTCAACGGACTGCTGACGACGGGCGGGCTCGCGGGCTCAGGGTGGACGATCGCCGTCGTCGTCGCGGCGCTCGCGCTGGGCGGCCTGCTGGAGGGCACCGACGTGCTCGCCGTCGTCGCCGACCGCCTGGCTGGCGTGGTGTGGTCGCGCAACTCCCTCGTCGTCGGCACCGGCGGCGCCGCGCTCCTCACGAACGCGTTCACCGCCCAGCAGTACATGAGCATCGTCGTCCCCGGCGTGAGCCTCCGGGAGCTGTACGACGAGTACGGCCTCGAGTCGCGGGACCTCTCGCGGGCCGTCGAGGCCGCCGGCACCCCAACCGGGCCGCTGTTCCCGTGGCACGCGGGCGCCGTCTTCATGGCGGCGGCGCTCGGCTTCGAGTCGTCGTGGGCGTTCGTTCCGTACTACTTCTTCGGGCCGCTGTCGGTGCTGGCGCTGGTCGGGATGGCGCTGGCGGGCCGGGCGACGACGCCGACGGAGGCGCCGACGGGGGCCGCACCCGCGGACGACTGA